Proteins encoded by one window of Rubinisphaera margarita:
- the modB gene encoding molybdate ABC transporter permease subunit, translating to MSAGEWNAIQLSLLVAATAILLSLPFGIALGWLLARKRFPGKLLLETLINLPLVLPPVITGYLLLVTFGRRGLIGSRLEDWFGVRLVFDWKGAALAGAIVSFPLMVRAIRIAFAAVDRRVEQAARTLGAGSFDVFWTISLPLAFHGVITGSILAFARSLGEFGATIMIAGNIPGETQTIPLFVYNRLESPGGFEQSFGIICFSVLISAGALIVGEWLDRRSGDPLLQEPRS from the coding sequence GTGTCAGCAGGAGAATGGAATGCCATTCAACTCAGTCTGCTCGTCGCGGCGACAGCGATTCTGCTCAGCCTGCCATTCGGAATCGCCCTGGGCTGGCTGCTTGCAAGGAAACGCTTTCCCGGAAAGCTGTTGCTCGAAACGCTGATCAATCTTCCTCTTGTTCTGCCGCCGGTCATCACCGGCTATCTGCTGCTCGTCACCTTTGGTCGTCGGGGACTGATTGGCTCCCGGCTGGAAGACTGGTTCGGCGTGAGACTCGTCTTCGACTGGAAAGGAGCGGCCCTTGCCGGTGCGATCGTTTCCTTTCCTTTGATGGTGCGAGCGATCCGGATCGCCTTCGCAGCGGTTGACCGTCGGGTAGAACAGGCAGCCCGCACACTGGGAGCCGGATCGTTTGATGTCTTCTGGACAATTTCGCTTCCGCTGGCGTTTCATGGCGTAATCACCGGTTCGATTCTCGCATTCGCCCGCAGTCTGGGGGAGTTTGGGGCCACGATTATGATCGCCGGCAACATTCCGGGGGAAACCCAGACGATCCCGCTGTTCGTTTACAACCGTCTCGAATCGCCGGGCGGGTTTGAGCAGTCGTTTGGCATTATTTGTTTTTCGGTCTTAATCTCGGCAGGAGCGTTAATCGTTGGTGAGTGGCTTGATCGCCGCAGCGGAGATCCGCTGCTGCAGGAGCCACGGTCATGA
- the modA gene encoding molybdate ABC transporter substrate-binding protein: MRVLSAASTAEAMKAVIAKFGEQFPNVRVRLSTGPSNGLARQIQAGAPAGLFLSANTDWAEALDGKGLLQQRTNLLANRLVLIVPEENPANVESPADLIGPNVQRVAIACENVPAGLYARQALEKHGLYETLESEDKIARGSDVRVTLAYVERGEADAAIVYATDARIASHVKVVMIFAPEDSDPILYPLVLLAEADENTKQFFKYLQSPEAAVVFEEHGFTAVAAAKTIASDTSKHPGE; the protein is encoded by the coding sequence GTGCGGGTTCTTTCGGCTGCGAGCACTGCAGAGGCGATGAAGGCTGTCATTGCCAAATTCGGAGAGCAGTTTCCGAACGTCAGGGTCCGGCTGAGCACGGGACCGTCCAACGGTCTGGCACGTCAGATTCAGGCTGGAGCACCAGCCGGACTTTTTCTTTCCGCCAATACGGATTGGGCCGAAGCTCTGGATGGCAAAGGTCTGCTTCAGCAGCGAACCAACCTGCTGGCCAATCGACTTGTGCTCATCGTTCCGGAAGAGAACCCGGCGAATGTTGAGAGCCCGGCGGATCTCATCGGCCCCAACGTTCAGCGGGTCGCGATTGCCTGCGAGAACGTCCCCGCCGGGCTTTACGCTCGTCAGGCACTTGAGAAGCACGGACTCTACGAGACACTGGAGAGCGAGGATAAGATTGCGCGAGGCAGCGATGTTCGAGTTACGCTTGCGTATGTCGAACGTGGTGAAGCCGACGCGGCCATTGTCTACGCGACCGACGCCCGAATCGCTTCTCACGTCAAGGTCGTCATGATCTTCGCTCCGGAAGACTCCGATCCCATCCTGTATCCGCTGGTCCTGCTCGCGGAAGCGGATGAGAACACGAAGCAGTTCTTCAAGTATCTCCAGAGCCCTGAAGCCGCAGTCGTGTTCGAAGAACATGGATTCACCGCAGTTGCCGCTGCGAAGACAATCGCTTCCGATACTTCGAAACATCCCGGGGAATAG